The Streptomyces spororaveus genome includes a region encoding these proteins:
- a CDS encoding DUF1707 and FHA domain-containing protein, giving the protein MTSSFEIPAFPAPRLSDAERDRALGQLREGAALGKLSHDTFLRRMELALVARRSEDLAVLTADLQSREAAESPWTRRLFGWVGRVSAVSVGVRRAWAAERLPKLLLPYPSAAVLRIGRDPGNGLRLSHETVSRAHAELSLRDGVWVLKDLGSTNGTTVNGHRVTGSAVVRDGDQVSFGNMTFRLSSS; this is encoded by the coding sequence GTGACGTCCAGTTTCGAGATTCCCGCCTTCCCCGCGCCGCGGCTGTCCGACGCCGAGCGCGACCGGGCGCTGGGCCAGCTCAGGGAGGGCGCGGCCCTCGGGAAGCTGTCCCACGACACCTTCCTGCGCCGTATGGAACTCGCCCTGGTCGCCCGCCGCTCCGAGGACCTCGCCGTGCTCACGGCAGACCTCCAGTCCCGGGAGGCGGCCGAAAGCCCTTGGACCCGTCGGCTGTTCGGCTGGGTCGGCCGGGTCTCGGCCGTGTCCGTCGGGGTCCGGCGTGCCTGGGCCGCCGAGCGGCTGCCCAAGCTGCTGCTGCCGTACCCGAGCGCGGCGGTCCTCCGGATCGGCCGCGATCCCGGCAACGGGCTGCGGCTCAGCCACGAGACGGTCTCCCGGGCGCACGCGGAGCTCAGCCTGCGCGACGGGGTGTGGGTCCTCAAGGACCTCGGCTCCACCAACGGGACCACGGTCAACGGACACCGGGTGACCGGCTCCGCGGTGGTCCGTGACGGAGACCAGGTCAGCTTCGGGAACATGACCTTCCGGCTCTCGTCGAGCTGA
- a CDS encoding 2OG-Fe(II) oxygenase, whose product MSGYTMEPATPMEISPRVLPPSDQWSPALAVPAPVCRFENFLGAERAAALLEYAISREDDFTAGTVLDPLTGQVSRKGRDSLVLPVTSRVFSAHLADCLPLVQEVLGHRAPLAQSLTVLTAHGEGGHFGVHTDASRVRDVSTALSAVYYLHRRPRGFGGGQLRLYDTAVVDGRARPGESYREIEPEHDTIAFFPSGAFHEVVPSTCPSGRFPDHRFTLTTWISGAEPAPGPDARRPYVWQWLADAAEGSRPLHDAEEDHDGARPVALPPPGPDTRLGPAVIRRTP is encoded by the coding sequence ATGAGCGGATACACGATGGAACCGGCCACGCCGATGGAAATCAGCCCCCGCGTACTGCCGCCCTCCGACCAGTGGTCCCCCGCGCTCGCGGTACCGGCACCGGTCTGCCGTTTCGAGAACTTCCTGGGGGCGGAGCGCGCCGCCGCCCTGCTGGAGTACGCGATATCGCGGGAGGACGACTTCACGGCGGGGACCGTCCTCGACCCCCTGACCGGACAGGTGTCCCGCAAGGGGCGGGACTCGCTGGTCCTTCCCGTGACCAGCCGGGTGTTCAGCGCACACCTGGCCGACTGCCTGCCGCTCGTCCAGGAGGTCCTCGGCCACCGGGCCCCACTCGCGCAGTCGTTGACCGTCCTGACGGCGCACGGGGAAGGCGGCCACTTCGGCGTCCACACGGACGCCTCACGTGTCCGGGACGTGAGCACGGCCCTGTCCGCGGTGTACTACCTGCACCGCCGCCCCCGCGGCTTCGGCGGTGGCCAACTCCGCCTGTACGACACCGCGGTGGTCGACGGCAGGGCGCGGCCGGGGGAGTCCTACCGCGAGATCGAGCCCGAGCACGACACCATCGCCTTCTTCCCGTCCGGCGCCTTCCACGAGGTCGTGCCGTCCACGTGTCCGAGCGGTCGGTTCCCGGACCACCGGTTCACCCTCACGACGTGGATCTCCGGCGCGGAGCCGGCCCCGGGCCCGGACGCGCGCCGGCCGTACGTCTGGCAGTGGCTGGCGGACGCGGCCGAAGGCAGCCGCCCCCTCCACGACGCCGAGGAGGACCACGACGGAGCCAGGCCGGTGGCCCTGCCGCCGCCCGGCCCCGACACCCGCCTGGGGCCGGCCGTGATCCGCCGGACCCCCTGA
- the treZ gene encoding malto-oligosyltrehalose trehalohydrolase, translating into MQFEVWAPLTGHVAMLLDGATYDMARDPDRDGWWTAEAPAADGSRYGFLLDGDGPRPDPRGRRLPDGPDGLSAVVDLEALSARPAAAPHTRLQDAVLYELHIGTFTPEGTFDAAAARLGHLTALGVTHVELMPVCPFSGRHGWGYDGVAPWAVHEPYGGPAGLARFTAAAHEAGLGVVLDVVHNHLGPSGNHLPAFGPYFTDTHHTPWGSAVNLDAAGSDEVRAYLLGSALAWLRDYGIDGLRLDAVHALADDRALTFLEELSAAVDELAADTGRPLFLIAESDRCDPRTTAPRATGGLGLHAQWNDDFHHALHCALTGESQAYYADFAAAPLAALAKTMTRVFFHDGTWSAFRGRTHGRPVDHRRTPAHRFLGYTQTHDQIGNRALGDRLSASLSPGLLACAAAVALTGPFVPMLFMGEEWGARTPWQYFTDHPDPGLAEAVRSGRRREFAAHGWKAEEIPDPQDPATRDRSCLDWAEPEQGGHARLLDWYRTLIALRRTHHDLRDPDLASVRVAHDEERRWLTFRRGDVRVAVNLSPDPVTIALGRNGVRVLAAWEPVEHPGPDGRIHVPGHTAVVLAP; encoded by the coding sequence GTGCAGTTCGAGGTGTGGGCACCACTGACAGGTCACGTCGCCATGCTGCTCGACGGGGCGACGTACGACATGGCACGCGACCCGGACCGGGACGGCTGGTGGACCGCCGAGGCCCCGGCCGCCGACGGGAGCCGCTACGGATTCCTGCTCGACGGCGACGGCCCGCGGCCGGACCCGCGCGGGCGGCGGCTGCCCGACGGGCCCGACGGCCTGTCGGCGGTGGTCGACCTGGAGGCGCTCTCCGCCCGGCCGGCGGCCGCGCCGCACACCCGGCTCCAGGACGCGGTCCTGTACGAGCTGCACATCGGCACCTTCACCCCCGAGGGCACCTTCGACGCGGCCGCCGCCCGGCTCGGGCACCTCACCGCGCTCGGCGTCACGCACGTGGAGCTGATGCCGGTCTGCCCGTTCTCCGGCCGGCACGGCTGGGGGTACGACGGGGTCGCGCCCTGGGCGGTGCACGAACCGTACGGCGGCCCGGCCGGCCTGGCCCGTTTCACGGCCGCCGCGCACGAGGCGGGGCTGGGCGTGGTGCTGGACGTGGTCCACAACCACCTGGGCCCGTCCGGCAACCACCTGCCCGCCTTCGGCCCGTACTTCACCGACACCCACCACACCCCGTGGGGCTCCGCGGTGAACCTGGACGCGGCCGGCTCCGACGAGGTGCGCGCCTACCTGCTCGGCAGCGCGCTGGCCTGGCTGCGCGACTACGGGATCGACGGGCTGCGGCTCGACGCCGTGCACGCGCTCGCCGACGACCGGGCGCTGACCTTCCTGGAGGAACTGTCCGCGGCCGTCGACGAACTGGCCGCGGACACCGGCCGCCCGCTGTTCCTGATCGCCGAGTCCGACCGCTGCGACCCGCGCACCACCGCCCCCCGCGCCACCGGGGGCCTGGGCCTGCACGCCCAGTGGAACGACGACTTCCACCACGCCCTGCACTGCGCGCTCACGGGCGAATCCCAGGCGTACTACGCCGACTTCGCCGCGGCTCCGCTCGCCGCCCTCGCCAAGACCATGACCCGGGTCTTCTTCCACGACGGGACCTGGTCCGCCTTCCGCGGCCGTACCCACGGCCGTCCGGTGGACCACCGCCGGACCCCGGCCCACCGTTTCCTCGGCTACACCCAGACCCACGACCAGATCGGCAACCGGGCCCTCGGCGACCGGCTCTCCGCCTCGCTCTCCCCCGGGCTGCTGGCGTGCGCCGCGGCCGTGGCCCTGACCGGGCCGTTCGTGCCGATGCTGTTCATGGGCGAGGAGTGGGGGGCCAGGACGCCCTGGCAGTACTTCACCGACCATCCGGACCCGGGCCTGGCCGAGGCGGTACGGTCCGGCCGCCGCCGGGAGTTCGCGGCGCACGGCTGGAAGGCCGAGGAGATCCCGGACCCGCAGGACCCGGCCACCCGGGACCGCTCCTGCCTGGACTGGGCGGAGCCCGAACAAGGCGGCCACGCCCGCCTGCTGGACTGGTACCGCACCCTGATCGCGCTGCGGCGCACCCATCACGACCTGCGCGACCCGGACCTGGCGTCGGTCCGGGTCGCCCATGACGAGGAGCGTCGCTGGCTCACCTTCCGGCGGGGCGACGTCCGGGTCGCCGTGAACCTCTCCCCGGACCCGGTGACGATCGCGCTGGGCCGCAACGGGGTACGGGTGCTGGCCGCCTGGGAGCCGGTCGAGCACCCGGGTCCGGACGGGCGGATCCACGTACCGGGTCACACGGCGGTCGTCCTGGCGCCGTGA
- a CDS encoding aminopeptidase P family protein — MTREPAPFTADDYAARMAAAAQTAADAGLAGLLIAPGPDLTHLTGYRPTAETERLTLLVLAAGQDPVLIVPALEAPDAEQAPGATALTLRDWADGKNPYAVTAPLLDFRGRFGVSDNTWALHLLGLQRELPNSSYAPLTDCLPMLRAVKDERELERLAAAGAAADAAYAQIIHLPFADRRETDVAEDLAGLLRAHGHSQVDFTVVGSGPNGANPHHEAGDRVIRRGDMVVLDFGGLRYGYGSDISRTVHVGEPTAEEQRVHDIVREAQQAGVAAVRPGVSCQDIDRAARAVITEFGYGDRFIHRTGHGIGVTTHEPPYMVEGEEQPLVPGMCFSVEPGIYLPGRFGVRIEDIVTVTEDGGRRLNNAPRELAVVE; from the coding sequence CTGATCGCCCCCGGCCCCGACCTCACGCACCTCACGGGATACCGGCCCACCGCCGAGACCGAGCGGCTGACCCTCCTCGTGCTGGCCGCCGGGCAGGACCCGGTGCTCATCGTGCCCGCGCTGGAGGCACCCGACGCGGAGCAGGCCCCGGGCGCCACCGCGCTGACCCTGCGGGACTGGGCCGACGGGAAGAACCCGTACGCCGTCACCGCCCCGCTGCTCGACTTCCGCGGGCGCTTCGGGGTGAGCGACAACACCTGGGCCCTGCACCTCCTCGGCCTGCAGCGGGAACTGCCGAACAGCTCCTACGCGCCGCTCACCGACTGCCTGCCCATGCTCCGCGCGGTCAAGGACGAGCGGGAGCTGGAGCGCCTCGCCGCGGCGGGGGCCGCCGCCGACGCCGCCTACGCACAGATCATCCACCTCCCCTTCGCCGACCGCCGGGAGACCGACGTGGCCGAGGACCTGGCCGGCCTGCTGCGCGCGCACGGCCACTCCCAGGTCGACTTCACCGTCGTCGGCTCCGGCCCCAACGGTGCCAACCCGCACCACGAGGCCGGCGACCGCGTGATCCGCCGCGGCGACATGGTGGTCCTCGACTTCGGCGGCCTGCGGTACGGCTACGGCTCCGACATCTCCCGTACCGTCCACGTCGGCGAGCCCACCGCCGAGGAGCAGCGGGTCCACGACATCGTCCGCGAGGCCCAGCAGGCCGGCGTGGCCGCGGTCCGGCCGGGGGTCTCCTGCCAGGACATCGACCGGGCCGCCCGCGCCGTGATCACCGAGTTCGGCTACGGGGACCGCTTCATCCACCGCACCGGCCACGGCATCGGCGTCACCACCCACGAGCCCCCGTACATGGTCGAGGGCGAGGAGCAGCCGCTGGTTCCCGGCATGTGCTTCTCCGTGGAGCCGGGCATCTACCTGCCGGGCCGGTTCGGCGTCCGCATCGAGGACATCGTGACCGTCACCGAGGACGGCGGGCGCCGCCTGAACAACGCCCCGCGGGAACTGGCCGTCGTGGAGTGA
- a CDS encoding GNAT family N-acetyltransferase has product MEHTSVIRRARVGDLPRLVELVHEHVAYEKSAPRPPDLAERLGPRLFAEDARLWVLLACAPDGTVVGYAACSAEFSFWDARHYLHMDGLYLAEEARGHGLGAALMDGVRELARERGLGEVQWQTPDWNEGAIRFYDRLGAAGRPKRRYALAVEPVRPEGGTPPGPGSVSR; this is encoded by the coding sequence ATGGAACACACCTCCGTCATCCGCCGCGCACGCGTCGGGGACCTGCCCCGGCTGGTCGAACTCGTCCACGAGCACGTGGCGTACGAGAAATCCGCGCCGCGCCCGCCGGACCTCGCCGAGCGGCTCGGCCCGCGGCTGTTCGCCGAGGACGCCCGCCTGTGGGTGCTGCTCGCCTGCGCCCCGGACGGCACGGTCGTCGGATACGCCGCCTGCTCGGCCGAGTTCTCCTTCTGGGACGCCCGGCACTACCTGCACATGGACGGCCTCTACCTGGCGGAGGAGGCCCGCGGCCACGGCCTCGGCGCCGCGCTGATGGACGGCGTGCGGGAACTGGCGCGTGAGCGTGGCCTCGGCGAGGTCCAGTGGCAGACCCCGGACTGGAACGAGGGCGCGATCCGCTTCTACGACCGGCTCGGAGCCGCCGGACGACCCAAGCGCCGCTACGCCCTCGCGGTGGAGCCGGTTCGGCCCGAGGGCGGTACACCCCCCGGACCCGGTTCCGTTTCCCGCTGA
- a CDS encoding LysR family transcriptional regulator encodes MSLRQMEYFLAVVEESSFTRAADGLHVTQPALSHQVKALERSVGGALLERMPRGVRLTPMGRAFLPHAQLAVRSARQAERAARAAAGVTGGELHIATVHALAVGLLPGVAARWRSLHPGVSLVLREYGATEALEEQLERGVADLAVGPEPAGWAGPLLRIGREELVIVVPFDDPLAGRAAVGLAELAHRDWIRCAMEPLVDGVLVLDRACGALGFTPHTVLRTEHTSTAVRMAAAGVGVVMAPAHMVRGAVGEDCVLLSLDPPWHRPLAVFSRVPLTGAAAAFAELVGARAERGQGGVPEPGPPPR; translated from the coding sequence ATGAGCCTGCGTCAAATGGAGTACTTCCTGGCCGTCGTGGAGGAGTCCTCCTTCACCCGCGCCGCCGACGGCCTGCACGTCACGCAGCCCGCGCTGTCGCACCAGGTCAAGGCCCTGGAGCGGTCGGTGGGCGGCGCGCTGCTGGAGCGGATGCCCCGCGGGGTCCGGCTCACCCCCATGGGCCGCGCCTTCCTCCCGCACGCGCAACTCGCCGTCCGCAGCGCCCGCCAGGCCGAGCGCGCCGCCCGCGCCGCCGCCGGGGTGACCGGCGGGGAACTGCACATCGCCACCGTGCACGCGCTGGCCGTCGGCCTGCTCCCGGGGGTCGCCGCCCGCTGGCGGTCCCTGCACCCGGGGGTGTCCCTGGTGCTGCGGGAGTACGGCGCCACGGAGGCGCTGGAGGAGCAGCTGGAACGCGGCGTCGCCGACCTCGCGGTGGGCCCCGAGCCCGCGGGCTGGGCGGGGCCGCTGCTGCGGATCGGCCGGGAGGAGCTGGTCATCGTCGTCCCCTTCGACGATCCGCTGGCCGGCCGTGCGGCCGTGGGCCTCGCCGAACTCGCCCACCGCGACTGGATCCGGTGCGCGATGGAACCTCTGGTCGACGGTGTCCTCGTCCTCGACCGGGCCTGCGGGGCACTCGGTTTCACCCCGCACACGGTGCTGCGCACGGAGCACACCTCCACGGCCGTCCGGATGGCGGCCGCCGGGGTGGGCGTCGTCATGGCCCCGGCCCACATGGTCCGCGGCGCCGTCGGCGAGGACTGCGTACTGCTCTCCCTCGACCCGCCGTGGCACCGGCCCCTGGCGGTGTTCTCCCGGGTCCCGCTGACCGGGGCCGCGGCCGCCTTCGCGGAGCTGGTCGGAGCCCGGGCCGAGCGGGGCCAGGGCGGGGTACCGGAGCCGGGCCCGCCACCCCGCTGA
- the lpdA gene encoding dihydrolipoyl dehydrogenase has protein sequence MTNDSTVDVIVIGGGTGGYSTALRASALGLSVLLAERDKVGGTCLHRGCIPSKAMLHAAELVDGIAEARERWGVRASVESVDWSALTATRDDIVSRNHKGVEGHLEHAGVRVVRSGARLTGPRTVRTGDGREFSAARGIVLATGSRPRTLPGLEPDGSTVVTSDDALFAPGLPASVLVLGGGAIGVEYASFHRSMGAAVTLVEAADRLVPLEDADVSRHLARGLKKRGIDVQTGARLEGAERLASGGVRATVRTARGELREIGAERLLVAVGRVPVTDGLDLAAAGLATDERGFVAPADWSRLETAVPGIHVVGDLLPPPSLGLAHASFAEGLLVAETLAGVASAPVDYAAVPRVTYSAPQTAAVGLTEAQAREEAYDVVVNTMPLTAVAKGMVHGQGGTVKVVAERDGRVLGVHLVGPHVSEMIAESQLIVGWDAEPGDVARHVHAHPTLSEAVGEAFLSLAGRGLHQQ, from the coding sequence ATGACCAACGACAGCACAGTGGATGTGATCGTGATCGGCGGCGGCACGGGCGGCTACAGCACCGCCCTGCGCGCCTCGGCGCTGGGCCTGAGCGTCCTGCTCGCGGAACGCGACAAGGTCGGCGGAACCTGCCTGCACCGGGGCTGCATCCCCAGCAAGGCCATGCTGCACGCGGCGGAACTCGTGGACGGCATAGCCGAGGCGCGCGAACGCTGGGGGGTCCGGGCGAGCGTGGAGTCGGTGGACTGGTCGGCCCTGACCGCCACCCGGGACGACATCGTCTCCCGCAACCACAAGGGTGTGGAAGGGCACTTGGAGCACGCCGGCGTACGGGTGGTCCGCAGCGGAGCCCGGTTGACGGGGCCGCGCACGGTACGGACCGGGGACGGGCGGGAGTTCTCCGCCGCCCGGGGGATCGTGCTGGCCACCGGGTCCCGGCCGCGCACCCTGCCCGGCCTGGAGCCCGACGGCAGCACGGTGGTGACCAGTGACGACGCGCTGTTCGCCCCCGGTCTGCCGGCTTCGGTGCTGGTGCTGGGCGGCGGGGCCATCGGGGTGGAGTACGCGTCCTTCCACCGTTCCATGGGCGCCGCGGTGACCCTGGTCGAGGCGGCGGACCGGCTGGTGCCGCTGGAGGACGCGGACGTGTCCCGGCATCTGGCGCGCGGGCTGAAGAAGCGCGGGATCGACGTGCAGACCGGGGCCCGGCTGGAGGGGGCCGAGCGGCTCGCCTCCGGGGGTGTGCGGGCCACCGTGCGCACGGCCCGCGGGGAGCTGCGGGAGATCGGGGCGGAACGCCTGCTGGTGGCGGTCGGGCGGGTCCCCGTGACCGACGGCCTGGACCTCGCGGCGGCCGGACTGGCCACCGACGAGCGGGGGTTCGTGGCCCCGGCCGACTGGTCCCGGCTGGAGACCGCCGTCCCGGGGATCCACGTGGTGGGCGACCTGCTGCCGCCGCCCTCGCTCGGGCTGGCGCACGCCTCCTTCGCGGAGGGCCTGCTGGTGGCGGAGACCCTGGCCGGGGTGGCGAGCGCGCCCGTGGACTACGCGGCGGTGCCGCGGGTGACGTACTCGGCCCCGCAGACCGCGGCCGTCGGACTGACCGAGGCGCAGGCGCGCGAGGAGGCGTACGACGTGGTGGTGAACACCATGCCGCTGACGGCCGTGGCCAAGGGCATGGTGCACGGGCAGGGCGGCACGGTGAAGGTGGTCGCGGAGCGGGACGGGCGGGTGCTCGGTGTGCACCTGGTGGGGCCGCACGTCTCGGAGATGATCGCGGAGAGCCAGCTGATCGTGGGCTGGGACGCCGAGCCGGGCGATGTGGCACGGCACGTCCACGCCCACCCGACGCTGTCGGAGGCGGTCGGGGAGGCCTTCCTCAGTCTGGCGGGCCGCGGGCTGCACCAGCAGTAG
- a CDS encoding M14 family zinc carboxypeptidase, producing the protein MTLLRDMCYPTPRELGLAGRALADEHPGEVRLRQAGASRAGQPLWVLSVAATGGTPRGAGRNVLVVAGAHANEPVGGATALSLARRVLDDPAPRAGCGWHFLLCADPDGANLHRTPRPDSLLDYHRNFFRPPGPEQPEWAPSLLPPDRLPPETLALTALIDELRPVLQVSLHATDLGGTWVQLTRDIPGLAEPFATSAAELRIPVENGASDAAGWPSPGPGIFVIPQPGSEAAGAFHPEDTRLSTWYHAHRYAGTTAIVEVPMWASDLVDDPAPHPDPRGALRMLAERLTADAALVAAVRDGGAVRPGPPPYGDPAAAPLLRAVDWTLALIPRVAAAWTAGAPAEATAAHVASIDAFGRRLSLRAAAMLLRVLRAQGHPAAPGLDRLVTGWCDDFAARFGARWVPVATQVEHQSRTVLAAYDRLVAAGRPG; encoded by the coding sequence GTGACTCTCCTCCGTGACATGTGCTACCCCACACCGCGGGAACTCGGGCTCGCCGGCCGCGCTCTGGCGGACGAACACCCCGGCGAGGTCCGCCTCCGCCAGGCCGGCGCGTCCCGGGCCGGGCAGCCGCTGTGGGTACTGTCCGTCGCCGCGACGGGCGGCACCCCGCGCGGGGCCGGCCGCAACGTCCTCGTCGTCGCCGGCGCGCACGCCAACGAGCCCGTCGGCGGCGCCACCGCCCTCTCCCTCGCCCGGCGCGTCCTCGACGACCCGGCGCCGCGGGCCGGCTGCGGCTGGCACTTCCTGCTCTGCGCCGACCCGGACGGCGCGAACCTGCACCGCACGCCCCGCCCGGACTCACTGCTGGACTACCACCGGAACTTCTTCCGGCCGCCCGGCCCCGAACAGCCCGAGTGGGCCCCGTCCTTACTGCCTCCGGACCGGCTGCCGCCCGAGACCCTGGCCCTGACGGCGCTCATCGACGAGCTGCGGCCCGTGCTGCAGGTCTCGTTGCACGCCACCGATCTCGGCGGCACCTGGGTACAGCTCACCCGGGACATACCGGGCCTCGCCGAGCCGTTCGCCACATCGGCCGCCGAGCTGCGGATCCCGGTGGAGAACGGGGCCTCGGACGCGGCCGGCTGGCCCTCCCCCGGACCCGGGATCTTCGTGATCCCGCAGCCGGGCAGCGAGGCCGCCGGGGCCTTCCACCCGGAGGACACCCGGCTGAGCACCTGGTACCACGCCCACCGCTACGCCGGTACGACCGCCATCGTCGAAGTCCCCATGTGGGCCTCCGACCTGGTGGACGATCCGGCCCCGCACCCGGACCCGCGCGGCGCCCTGCGGATGCTGGCCGAACGGCTCACCGCGGACGCCGCGCTGGTCGCCGCGGTGCGCGACGGCGGCGCCGTACGGCCGGGCCCGCCGCCGTACGGCGACCCGGCCGCGGCACCGCTGCTGCGCGCGGTGGACTGGACGCTCGCGCTGATCCCCCGGGTCGCCGCCGCGTGGACGGCCGGGGCTCCCGCGGAGGCCACGGCCGCGCACGTCGCCAGCATCGACGCCTTCGGACGGCGGCTGTCGCTGCGCGCCGCCGCGATGCTCCTGCGGGTGCTGCGCGCCCAGGGGCACCCGGCGGCGCCCGGCCTGGACCGGCTGGTCACCGGGTGGTGCGACGACTTCGCGGCCCGCTTCGGGGCCCGCTGGGTCCCGGTGGCCACCCAGGTGGAACACCAGTCCCGGACCGTCCTGGCCGCCTACGACCGCCTCGTCGCGGCGGGGCGGCCGGGCTGA